ttgcatatttctatgaaacaaatggagcccaaGCAAATTATCACTTGAAATAACATCTATGTTAGTAAATGCACGATCGGATTTTTGGAACACATAATTATCTAATGTTAGTACTAGTAGATTTTGAACTTACACAAAAATTGAAGATCATTCATTTTATAACTCAACAGTCAACACCTCACTTTTCCATTTAATTCTTGGAGGTTTTTTTCCGCAATTTGAAATATGGACTTGAGGAAAAAGGATATGGACTTGACCGACCGGTTCAATGGGTCCTTTAAAATTTCATATGGCTCAGAAATCCGGTTCGATCGCGGATATGAAACCAAAGACTCAAGAGAGTCGAGAGTCGAGAGTCGAGACAACCGTCTCCTTTCCTCGTTGAAGACTTTCTTTGAGGACGATCCGGTTGGCGCAATTTCTAGACCTGCAGCCGCGGTTTGACGCCCGACAGCAGCATTCGTATTCtcccccaaccccaacccccaccgccaccctctctctctctctctctctctctctctctctctctctctactctttAGGGAAACAGTACGAAGAAGGACTCTTGTTCAATCTTACAGCCTTCAGGCGCAAAATCACCAGCAAACGAGAGAACAATGAGCGAAGCTGGAGCTGGAGGCCAGCCCGTGTGCGCCCAAGAAGCGCTCGATCTGCTCAATTGCGTCGCCCAGATCCCTTACGACCAGGACAAGTGCTTGCGTCTCTTGAGCTCCCTCCGGGAGTGCGTCGTCAATAAGGTAAAATACCTTCACGAATTCATTGGCCATCTACGTTTTTGGCATTGCGTTTCGTCGATCTCGCGCGGGTTTTGCTCTAAATTTGGCTGTGGGTTTAGATGGGGTTTATCTATCTTTGTCTTCTTTTGTACCGGTTGATTTGTTTCATAATCGTGACCAGGACATGTTAGTTTGAGTAGGCGTGCGTTTGATTTGGATGCTTCAGCTGTCTAAAGTGAAGCCTGTGCGTTTCTTAGATCAAAGGTTATCTTTTTTCGTTTgttgcgtgcgtgcgtgcgtgcgtgcttttttttttttggggggttggaAGGGTTATCTTTAGGGTTCCTGCTGGTTGGATTGTGTTGCATTGGGGGAACTGGCACTACACTGCATAATTTTGTGACGAGGAGTGATAAAGATCTCCGTTCGGAGCTTTTGAATTAGTTGTCAGTCAAGGGATGTCTTCGTATATGGTCGATTGAGAGCAAGCCCAGAAATGTTGGATGATGGTCGTCAAATGCAGCGCTTGGGTATgtcaaataggaaaaagaattgACACTTGAATGGTATCTCTTTGTTATGGGTATCCAGTTCTTAGTGTTGCAAATTGCAATATGAGCCCAAGAGGGTTACAATAAGAGAGAGTAGAAGAACGATGAGCTGAGTATTAAGTTTATACATCCAAAGCTAGACATTAGGTGATCAGTCTACGCGATCATTATTTTCTGGCTGCAGAAACCATTTCTTGGTTTCTCACCCTCGTCGTCTTTTGGCTTTAGTTGAACATAGAATGATAAGAACATTTTCTGATTTGATAGTTTCATAAGCAGCATTCTGCACTTTCGTTTATGTTTTGGGATAATCTAATTGGGAATGTGAGTTTATTTATAGTCTCACATTTGATTAGTTGAAGTTAGCAACCGTTTTGCCAGCCACTGAGCATTCGGCATTTGGGGTTTCACAATTAAATGGAAGTTAGTCTGGACTAACCTATAATATGTTGTTGCTTGGCCAAACAGACTGACATGGTTCTTAGCCAAGTACCTTTCAAGAGATCACAGCATTCACTACTCATGTTTAGCTCTCATTCTAGTGATCTAAAGCTCCTTAGTTCAGGAGATTATCCGTGTGCCAGCATCATCTTGGATGCTCATTGATTTCTACTGGGAAGAACCAATTAGCTTTTATCTATGATTGCCTCTATTTGTTATGCACTTTCCAATCCATTTGGTCCTGTCATTACTCATTAGTACAAGGGAAATAGATAAATAGATGAGTATGTCCTGAGAAGAATTACGTAGTCTGAATATCTTGTTTGGTTTTAATGGAAAGGGTAAGAGAAGAACCTATTATGGTTCAGTCTCATTTTATTCATGCACATCAATAAGCTTACATTTTGGCCTTTTCTACTTGCATGCTTACTATTTGTTACATGTCTGCCAGTTCCTTCTCATTATTCTGTCCACAGACAGTTATACTGAACTCGCTGCTTCTTGGATTCCTTCTGGTGAATGTGCCATCGAATGTTTTATGGTCtctccgacccaaaaaaaaagaaaaagaaagtgtcTATTGCCTCATGCTTTAATCATGATCTCGTTGTCATCAATATTCAGTTTCAGCTAATTTAGATGACACATAGATGTGAGAAGTCTGATGTTAGTATTAAATCGAGCCAAGTCTCAAAAAGTCAGATGAACCTTCATCTGGAGGACAAAAACACCCTGATGTTTCAACCAATCCAAAAATACTCACGAACCTTTACCGGAGGGACAAAGATACCCATCATTAAGTTTTTCATCTATGCAAGCTGATGTGGCACATGATGATGCGGCTAATGGAGCTGACGTGTGTAGAAAGACACATCTGCAAGAGCCAAATAGACTCCGTGCGCACATCAGCAATAGTTAGACGATGCTGTTTTGTTTCTGATTCCTTTTAATTGGGAAAAATCTGATTCACATACATTCTGGGAGATCAGCTCTTTTCTATGCTGTTCTATTTCTCTGACACATCACCGTTAGCCATGTCATGTGCCGTTTCAGTTTTCTAATCGGGTTAAGGAAAGCTTAGGTTATGAATTCGCTTAGCCGTTCTGTTTGCAGCTCTTGAAAACTGAACTTCTTGCATGTAAGTACGATGATATTGGGCTACACAGCTCTTTTGTGTGGATCATTATTATTGGTAGCTCTCCTCTTAGATTTAGACAATGATGTGATGTGTTCTAGTTTATTGTAAAGTGGCAGGGAAAAAGCAAGACAAATCCTTCCCTTTACATCTGTCGTTGTATGAAAATGAGCTGTTCCTTATCTTTATTccctcctaattttttttcccctctcatGACAGAAAGTGAAGAAGTTCTTACTGGCTGAAGAGCCACAAGATTCAGGCACTAGTAAAAAGAGAGCTTGATGCAATTCCTCAGGGACGCGGCCACCTCAAGGGCATGCTTTCCAATTCTTTTGCTATAGGCAAGACATACGCGATGATCAGCATCAACTGACTTTGTCGAACATTTGCGAAAACATAGATCATTGAATCTTATTCCTTGTTACAGATCTTTCCCAAGGAATTATACACTGACGGCTCAATTCTGCTTGTTATACCATCTGATGCAATTCTGCCATCTCGTTCCCTCTTTTCTCTCTAATTATAGTACACTTGATCTTTTCTCTCTAATTATAGTGCACTTGATCGTAGCGCGAGTTGTCACAGAATTAAAAAGAGGGGTCTTCTCATTGTGGACGCAGAACCAAAAGGCCAGTAAGAGAAGTCTGGTTCAATGATGACAACGAAGTTAAAACTCAAGCCAGGTAAGAGGAGAACTGAATCACCGGTCGATGACATAGCTCTGCAGCTCTTTTTGCTTACATGGCTATTGAGTTCTtgttggagaaaagaaaattatagatTAAGCATCATAAATCACATTAGAAAAGTCAGGGAGAGAATCGAACCAACACATTCACGGTCCGACAGAAGATTTTGTCAAGTTAGAACACCACTTTCATACACAAGAATCCATGACAAGagattgaaggaaaagaaagattttTCATACCAATGATCTAATTTTAAGCACCCCCTGACTAAAACCCAAATGACCAACGCAAATACACCGATCCATAGGCTTAGAAGGTGGATGAAATGTCTGCATTGTGAATGAGGTAAGTCAGCACCAGAGCCACCAACATGAGCACATATGCTATTCCTTGGTCAATCGATGTTCCTGAGATTGGACATATTACAACTATCAGCAGACACCCTTTTACATTAATCACATCTTTCTATGTAATAATCTCAGAGGGAAGCATGAAATGcaccaaaaaacgaaaaagaaaaacaggactTCAACCTGTGAATGCCACCAAGAACAGAAGAAGGCATAAATGAAATGGATTTTTCCCCGAGTTATGTTGCACACGGCTGAATTGCTCTTGCCCTTTAGAAACTAGAAAGTCCTTTTGAATTGCAGAAAATGCCACATTAAATAAGAATTTTACCAAAGCTCATCTATCAGATGACGGATCAAGCCGCTTGAGTGTTTCaatatgcaatttttgaaacatGGATCGCCTGACAACcccaggaaatttttttatatgctttaaaaaaaaaaaaaaactccaggAAACTTTTTGAAAATCAGATGGGTGAACAtattttggccagaaatagaGTACTTCATTATTCGGCACCTGACAAGCGGGTACATCAAGAAGGGGGCCCATCAGCCTCAGGGAATTTCTTGATAATTGAAAGGGTTGCCCTGAAAAGCTATCAATAATTGAAGGGGGCCGGCCAGGCTTCACTTTTGGAACTAGAGTTGGAAAATGGGCAGGAAATTAGGTGGGGTGTATTTCTTTATGGGTTAACGACATTTAAATTAATGTGACCGAGAAAATCATCCGTGaaattgaaatatgaaaatcttCTTTTAAATGCTCGATTAGCTAAGCTGAAAATTGATTTACTTCCGATTAAACCCGTTACTCAAGATTGGATTTTGGAACAATACCTCCAGAAATCGAAAACATTCCACGGATTGTCTATCAGAGAACGGTCATTATCCCATTGAATCTATACACAATTCATTCATCTCTTAAACCCACCAAATGACGAACAAGAATCGACAATGCCGCACATCTCAACTTCAGATCTCAATCCTCACCAAATACAATCCaccagagaagagagagagagagagagaggggctcaCCGTCGCTGGCGGGCGCGGGCGCAGGAGCGAGGGACTGAGCCTGGGCGGCGGGCAACACAATGGCGACGACGAGGGCTGCAATGGCGGCCATCACTCCGTGGGAGAACCTATACACCTCCATTTCCTCTCGTTCGATCTGGCGGAGACGCTACCGCAGATGGGAATTGCCGAAACGAGGAACAAAAAGAACCGCAAAACGCTGCTGGGCGAGAAAGGAGACCCTCAgctcgagctctctctctctctctctgcgaccGCCTCTCGCAAAATAGGCACCCCTGGCGAGCGCGGCGCAGAGAGAGAAGCAGAAAAAGGGAAGATTTGGGCGAGGATTATTCTTTCAGTAATACGGGGAGAGAAGTTGAAAGGggcgcggagagagagagaaagagacgaaGATTGGTGGAGATTTTGAGGGACTGCTTCAAGATTTATAGGAGCATACCGTATTATACGTAACGTATACGATACACACACGTGTCATGTTTcgcccttttttcttcttttttttcttctctaaattatttattaaaaatttcctcgtaacaaattatatgaaaaaaaatatatgcaatTTCCAATTTCACCGTCTCCCATAATGTAATTAGCGTTTGAAAATTAATATATTcttaataaaaaagtttaataaGTGCTCCGAAAGCATTCGCTAATAAGGCACTCGTTAACAAGGAGGCTGAAATGGCATCGGAAAAATGTCATTTCCTCTTAAAAGTATATACCCTCTATTATCTttactattattattgttatttttcctcctttttttttttttgggaaaaaaaatgtgtgattggagagaggaataattggccaaaataaaaataaataaaaaaaagaaatgaaggggAAAGAGAGGAAACCGGTGGAGCCGGTAATTGTCCGGAGGTGTTGGCCAGAAGTGGTGGGGCCCAAAGCCCAAGAGGCCCCCCACCCCCGCATCCCATGTGATCTCCATCGTCTGCACCTGCGCCTGTTACTCAGCATCCGCAGGATTCGATtcatttcgacccaaaaaaaaaaagaaatttttttttgtttcaatcaTTTTCGGACCATTCACATTCGAAATTATCATTCGAggtgaattttatttattttttgttttttttaagcaaTGGACCGTTCATTTTTCGATTTGTACGTGGGTTTTAAACGGATTTCGGAGAAGGTTGATGACGGTCGTAATTCTTTTGATTATTGGAggattatttattaatatttgtttctttttttgctggTTTTTCTGTCCAGCTTTGACAGACTGGTGGCCGTCGTGGTGGCCCTCGATTGGCGCCACATGCTCCGCCGCTGATTCTCTTCCACGTGCTCCTCCTCCCCGCTAGCTCGTTTCTCTCCACTTGATGATTCATATTCctttcttccaaaaaaaaaattgattcattttccatttttattttttaattcgtaTTTCAAGTcctaataaataaataaaaaggacaaaTACTAATTACGTTGCGTAATCTTTCTCGGGATGATTTTATTTTGGGATAATGTCAATTCTTGATAATCAAATTCGATCGGAATTTCTAATCTCCAGTCATCCGGGAGGGGGGGTGCCGTGGAACAATGGGAGTGAAGTTACAAGATTGGAGAATGGAATTCTAACAAGCTTGGAGTTCGATATCGCAGTtcggaattttcatttttttttcctttcttgattTCGCGTCACTTTTGAAGTCGTCTTCTGATGCTTTTTGGctgaattgaagaagaactcaGCGTAATTGACGGAGGAGAGTCGAGTCTTGATATTGTTACAGTGGAAATGATCAGGGGATCTGAATAATGTAGTCCCAATAATGATCAGAATCAAGAAAGCAGTGCTGGACAAATTAGAAGAAatgttttgtcgctaaataaCAATTATTGTCCGGAGATAACCTATGGAGCACAAGCAGCAAAGTACAGCTTCCATATCCTTGGACTAGTCAAACGGATGGATCGGGTTGGGTTTAGATCGGTTCATAGATGGATCAGCCCAAATAGACTAATTTAACATGCTTATGACTCGtttattgtaatgcaaatctagtgactcTTTCTCGATTCGGCCTGCCTCATATCCCTATATCAGTTTCATATTTAATCCGATTTGGAAAAACTCCTACCCAAGCTAAGGTGAGAGTGAGGAATGACTGATCACGAGATTGAACGAGGACGAGAAAAAACGAAGAGAGAGTCTTAGTAGTAGATTATATAGAGTCATATTAGTGGATCGAGTCTAAAAATTATAAACCCATTTAATACTCATATTATATTTAAAcgcatttatgactcatttattgattataactatttttttatgacaactGAGCCCGTCCTATATAATATAAGAAATGGATATATGACTCATCTCGACAGATCTACTATCCATCAATGTAAAAAGTGTCTagcatattcttttttttttctctctctctttcgagAATAGACTATTATTGCACTTCTCCCTCTATGTATGTGTAAATATGATGCCAGTAAGTTAAAGTTCACACTTAGACAAGGGAAATCAAGAAATGGTGCAACACATTCCTTTTTACTGGGGAAACAAACTATACAAACGCAGTCTTAACGATTCTCTTTACAAAGAAAATCGAATTATTATTGTATGTcgatttgtgaaaaaaaaaatacatcgaTCTTAATGGAGTGATGATTTATTAACAGTGGAGTAATTGAAGATGGAGGCCTTCACTAGTAATTTCGAATTAACATCTTGTCAAATCACTATTTTCCTCTTTATTTCCggaactttctaattttttgtcatCCATGTCCCCTTTCACGAATTTCACGTGATCAAAACACCGCGTGACAGCAATACTTAATGCGACCGATTAATAAAAAACGAGATGGATACATGCGTGGCGccaaatcgaacgacatttatGCCACTCGAGTGAACTGCGATAAGCTAATTATGTCAAGCCGACACTGGCTTGTGGCGTCATGTGAAGTACTTTCTCCCCTTCgactcgaagaagaagaagaagaagacttaGACTTTCTTCCCTTCTGGGTGGTGCTTTGCTCGTACAATGTCGCCGACAGTTCATATCCATTGGACTATGGCAACGACTATCAGACAATTTTTTGTGTCTCTTTTCCCAAAAAGTTAGAGGAAAATAATCTTTTATTTCCCCACACGATTGATCATCCCACTCTAATGCTTTTAGGTTAGGTTTAGTCGTCGATATTTATAATTATGATATGATTTGATATAATAGAACAAGAAATTCATGGAACTATATCCCATCAACTGTTTGATGAATCACAGTAATAAAATAGGAGATATTCACATCACATCGCAATCGTTTGATATAAACAGCATATTAGTTAGCGTAaataaacttcattttttttacttattttttattacttttcctctctcttttttaattattttctattttgtttagTTTGCCCCCCCTCCCTTCATTCTCTGATAAGTTCATATTTAATAGTAAACTATACTAACATACCCAAAATACTAAAGTACCTAATAAATATAAGTACTAAAAAGATATATTTTCATATTGAATTCATAGTATAGGACAAAAATAAATTCGTATATATAAATGACaataggaaaaaatgaaattttttttgaatttttttatattagaattaaaaaattgtttatactcaaatatttttttaatttaagaagtttgttatttgagaaaaataaattttatattatggatATTAGAATTCCTATCCGCCATTATCTTGTCTTTCCTATGGGATAATTTTGTCTGGACTACATCCCTTTTATATTGGACTTTATCATGTCTTAACACatgatataataaaatatatcttatcttaaaatttatcctgacaatcatatatatatatatataattcaattACTCTTGAGGACTTTATTCATTCGCTTTGAGCTTTTCGGGCTCCCCTCATATGCATTCGTGCCCCTGCTCGACACTGCATGCGCAATTGTCAGATTGCTTTTTTGTTCTACATATACAAAATCCACTCATGATAATATAAATAATTCTGAATATGTCCATCTTTCATGAGATGTGAAGGAACCAAAAATGAAGCCAGATCTTATGAATCTAATGTCAATCCGCcctgttggaaaaaaaaaaacaattaactGAAGAGATGCAATAACACTGATTACAATACGTATTACACGGAGTAATACCGATATTTATAGTAATCGGTGTGCCTAATTTCTTAACCAgatagagataaaaaaaaaaaagagagtaaacaTTATCATTTATAATCAGATAATAATAATTCTGAAAGACAACAGATTTGAATAACAAGGATTCAGGTAGGAAAAAGAGgtagggaaaaagagagagaaatgctagCTCAAAGATATAGTCTATGCTCAGACCTGATATGATTTTTCAAGCTTGAGTGAACAGCTCGTTTTTGGGCCCAGTTTCAAAAGCCCAGAAAGCCCAAACCATctcgaaaagaaaatattacgGAAAACAAAGGCGCatgaaaaaaacaataatttataCTCTTGAAAACTACTATGGACTCACCAGCCAAATATCGAGATTAATCATCAAAAGgcccaaaatagaaaaagaacaaggcGTGAGGTGtcgaatacaaaaaaaaaataaaaatgagtgaAGTTGAAGACATATCTATATGGTGGATTTGAGATTGTTGGGAGGCAGGTCGGTGTTGTGGTATAGCAACGGGCCATAGACTTTATAGTCAATTGGACATtgaagattcaagttgagataatgGGCATTAAGGGGTGCATCCTAACTATTTTGGGACATGTGCAGTTTCCTTTGGTACACTATATATCAAGTGATACAATATAACTAGTTGACCCACCTTTACTCAAAATATTAAGCTAATGAATTATGGgccaattaggatatattaactactcaatatcatatcaattctccgatatatgacttctctaacacaactcacgtGCATCCTAATAGAGATAGCAAAAATGGTTCGACAAGATTCTTGTATCCGGATCAAATGCTAATGAACATATTGAACTCTCTATTTGGCCGAGAAACCTCATAGGATGTGCAATCTACCGTTGAGCTAATAGCCTGTCTTTTGGTTCTCCTGCAAGAACCCACCATGTCAAAAGCGAGAGAAACCACatctcctcttttccttttttctccccaTGGAGGCGTATGTGAGGGCCATGGAGATGTTAGAGTGCGATCTCACCAGCTTGTTCCAACTCAAGACGACAAGGTCACAAGCTTGGTCTTCTTTCATCGTCCGTAAAATTGATAGTCGAGACTTCGAAATATGACTATAAATTAGCTTTTCGGATTGTATTTAGAGGCCTCGTCACTTACTCAACCGAAGCTCATGGTACTTTAATGTCGAGGCGTAAAAAAAATGTCTTCACTCAGAGCGAAACTTGATAATCCTTAAACTTTAtcacttaaatttttt
This sequence is a window from Rhodamnia argentea isolate NSW1041297 chromosome 3, ASM2092103v1, whole genome shotgun sequence. Protein-coding genes within it:
- the LOC115754701 gene encoding arabinogalactan protein 41-like gives rise to the protein MEVYRFSHGVMAAIAALVVAIVLPAAQAQSLAPAPAPASDGTSIDQGIAYVLMLVALVLTYLIHNADISSTF